Proteins from a single region of Gossypium arboreum isolate Shixiya-1 chromosome 1, ASM2569848v2, whole genome shotgun sequence:
- the LOC108480726 gene encoding protein WALLS ARE THIN 1-like produces the protein MADAGGSASNTRMWCSVPERLQLHMAMLALQFGYAGFHVVSRAALNMGISKLVFPVYRNIIALLLLLPFAYFLEKKERPALTMNFLLQFFLLALVGITANQGFYLLGLDNTSPTFASAIQNSVPAITFLMAAILRIEKVRLDRKDGISKVIGTILCVAGASVITLYKGPTIYSPVPPLNRPTPTFVSLGDANGKSWTLGCLYLIGHCLSWSGWLVLQAPVLKKYPARLSVTSYTCFFGLIQFLIIALVFERDSQAWMFHSGGELFTILYAGVVASGIAFAVQIWCIDRGGPVFVAVYQPVQTLVVAIMASIALGEEFYLGGIIGAVLIIVGLYLVLWGKSEERKFAAKEKIAIESTKIAIESTAEHSNNSRTSGLVKPSLTQPLLHHSTENV, from the exons ATGGCTGATGCTGGTGGTTCAGCCTCTAATACGAGGATGTGGTGTTCGGTTCCTGAAAGGCTCCAGCTGCATATGGCAATGTTGGCCTTGCAGTTTGGTTATGCAGGGTTCCATGTGGTTTCCAGAGCTGCTCTTAATATGGGCATTAGCAAACTTGTGTTCCCAGTTTATAGGAATATCATTGCCTTGCTTCTGCTTTTACCCTTCGCATATTTTCTTGAAAA gaaggAGAGACCAGCCTTGACTATGAATTTTCTTCTGCAGTTCTTCCTACTGGCTCTTGTTGG AATCACAGCTAATCAAGGTTTCTACTTGTTGGGGTTAGATAACACATCACCAACCTTTGCATCAGCAATCCAAAACTCTGTCCCAGCCATCACCTTTCTCATGGCAGCCATACTAAG GATAGAGAAAGTGCGGCTAGACAGGAAAGATGGGATATCCAAGGTTATAGGAACAATATTATGTGTGGCTGGAGCATCAGTTATAACACTATACAAAGGTCCAACCATCTACAGCCCAGTTCCACCACTGAATAGACCCACACCAACGTTTGTTTCGTTGGGGGATGCAAATGGGAAGAGCTGGACCCTTGGTTGTCTCTATCTAATCGGCCATTGCTTATCCTGGTCCGGTTGGCTGGTGTTGCAGGCACCCGTGTTGAAGAAGTACCCTGCTAGACTCTCTGTTACTTCCTATACATGTTTCTTTGGTCTTATTCAGTTCCTCATCATTGCGCTAGTTTTTGAGAGAGACTCTCAAGCTTGGATGTTCCACTCCGGCGGTGAACTATTCACTATTCTCTACGCG GGAGTGGTGGCATCAGGGATTGCATTCGCAGTACAGATATGGTGTATAGACAGAGGGGGCCCTGTTTTCGTTGCTGTTTATCAACCTGTTCAGACACTTGTTGTCGCTATTATGGCTTCCATTGCTTTAGGGGAAGAGTTCTATCTGGGAGG AATCATTGGGGCAGTGTTGATTATAGTAGGACTATATCTAGTACTATGGGGGAAAAGCGAAGAGAGGAAGTTTGCAGCCAAAGAAAAAATTGCGATTGAATCGACGAAAATTGCGATTGAATCGACGGCAGAGCACAGCAACAACAGCAGAACATCCGGCCTTGTTAAGCCATCCCTTACTCAGCCATTACTCCATCACTCCACCGAAAATGTGTAA
- the LOC108481012 gene encoding uncharacterized protein LOC108481012 isoform X1, with translation MDVDPRLYEQIAVNDTDVHNIIMSYLVHNCFKETVESFIACTGMKQPSDYLEDMEKRKRIYQFALEGNALKAIELTEQLATNLLEKNKDLHFDLLSLHFVELVCSRKCTEALEFAQMKLTPFGKEQKYVEKLEDFMALLAYEEPEKSPMFHLLSLEYRQHVAESLNRAILAHGNHPTYTAMERLIQQTTVVRQCLNQEHAKDGPLPFSLKDFLKS, from the exons ATGGACGTTGATCCTCGTCTATACGAACAAATT GCAGTCAATGATACTGACGTCCACAACATCATCATGTCATATCTTGTGCACAATTGCTTTAAAGAAACCGTGGAATCGTTTATTGCTTGTACTGGGATGAAGCAGCCTTCTGATTATCTTGAGGacatggaaaaaagaaaaa GAATTTATCAATTTGCTTTAGAGGGTAATGCACTTAAGGCAATTGAATTGACTGAACAGCTGGCAACTAACTTACTAGAGAAAAATAAGGACCTGCATTTTGATCTTCTAAGCCTTCATTTCGTTGAGCTTGTATGCTCTAGGAAATG CACAGAAGCTCTGGAATTTGCACAGATGAAGTTGACCCCATTCGGGAAGGAGCAAAAATATGTTGAAAAGCTTGAA GATTTTATGGCTCTGCTTGCATATGAGGAACCTGAGAAATCTCCCATGTTTCACCTGCTTAGCTTGGAGTACCGGCAGCATGTTGCAGAGAGCTTAAATCGAGCAATTCTTG CTCATGGAAACCATCCAACCTACACGGCAATGGAAAGGCTGATACAACAAACAACAGTAGTTAGACAATGCTTAAACCAAGAGCATGCAAAG GATGGGCCACTGCCGTTTTCGTTGAAGGACTTCCTAAAAAGCTGA
- the LOC108481012 gene encoding uncharacterized protein LOC108481012 isoform X2 — protein MDVDPRLYEQIAVNDTDVHNIIMSYLVHNCFKETVESFIACTGMKQPSDYLEDMEKRKRIYQFALEGNALKAIELTEQLATNLLEKNKDLHFDLLSLHFVELVCSRKCTEALEFAQMKLTPFGKEQKYVEKLEDFMALLAYEEPEKSPMFHLLSLEYRQHVAESLNRAILAHGNHPTYTAMERLIQQTTVVRQCLNQEHAK, from the exons ATGGACGTTGATCCTCGTCTATACGAACAAATT GCAGTCAATGATACTGACGTCCACAACATCATCATGTCATATCTTGTGCACAATTGCTTTAAAGAAACCGTGGAATCGTTTATTGCTTGTACTGGGATGAAGCAGCCTTCTGATTATCTTGAGGacatggaaaaaagaaaaa GAATTTATCAATTTGCTTTAGAGGGTAATGCACTTAAGGCAATTGAATTGACTGAACAGCTGGCAACTAACTTACTAGAGAAAAATAAGGACCTGCATTTTGATCTTCTAAGCCTTCATTTCGTTGAGCTTGTATGCTCTAGGAAATG CACAGAAGCTCTGGAATTTGCACAGATGAAGTTGACCCCATTCGGGAAGGAGCAAAAATATGTTGAAAAGCTTGAA GATTTTATGGCTCTGCTTGCATATGAGGAACCTGAGAAATCTCCCATGTTTCACCTGCTTAGCTTGGAGTACCGGCAGCATGTTGCAGAGAGCTTAAATCGAGCAATTCTTG CTCATGGAAACCATCCAACCTACACGGCAATGGAAAGGCTGATACAACAAACAACAGTAGTTAGACAATGCTTAAACCAAGAGCATGCAAAG TAA
- the LOC108482662 gene encoding uncharacterized protein LOC108482662, translating to MALPRLIPSHSSSSSLTHQPSISLNAVGPYLLNPNFKPFSNSSSLFQSPRFHRLGSLRCFASSFPEKRHPYPPQSDESVQISLFPLPLVLFPGAVLPLQIFEFRYRIMMHTLLHTDLPFGVIYSDPVGGTFDVGFVGEIFKHERLVDDRFFLICECYEYHL from the coding sequence ATGGCCCTCCCTCGGCTAATCCCATCCCATTCATCTTCTTCTTCGCTCACTCACCAACCTTCGATAAGCCTCAACGCTGTCGGTCCTTATCTTTTAAACCCTAATTTCAAGCCATTTTCCAACTCTTCTTCGCTCTTCCAATCCCCCAGGTTCCATAGGCTCGGCTCCCTCCGATGCTTCGCTTCCTCTTTCCCGGAGAAACGCCACCCGTATCCTCCCCAATCAGATGAATCCGTACAGATATCTCTATTTCCTCTCCCCTTAGTTCTCTTCCCCGGCGCTGTTCTCCCCCTCCAGATCTTCGAGTTCCGTTACCGCATTATGATGCACACGCTCCTCCACACCGACCTCCCCTTTGGCGTTATTTACTCTGATCCCGTCGGTGGCACCTTTGACGTCGGCTTCGTCGGAGAGATTTTCAAGCACGAACGCCTCGTCGACGACCGCTTCTTTCTCATTTGTGAATGTTATGAGTATCACTTGTAA
- the LOC108481965 gene encoding thioredoxin H1-like yields MAEEGQVIACHTVESWQQQLQMGNESNKLVVVDFTASWCGPCRFISPILVDLAKKLPNVIFLKVDVDELKSVAQSWAIEAMPTFVFLKGGTIIDKLVGARKDELQQKIAFHSSTSVQTA; encoded by the exons ATGGCTGAAGAGGGACAAGTAATTGCCTGCCACACTGTTGAATCATGGCAGCAGCAGCTCCAGATGGGAAACGAGTCCAACAAACTG GTGGTGGTGGATTTCACAGCATCATGGTGCGGGCCATGCCGTTTTATATCACCAATCCTGGTGGATCTTGCTAAGAAGCTGCCCAACGTCATATTCTTGAAGGTGGACGTGGATGAACTGAAA TCTGTCGCTCAGTCGTGGGCTATTGAGGCGATGCCAACTTTTGTGTTTCTGAAAGGAGGCACCATAATTGACAAGCTTGTGGGTGCAAGGAAAGATGAATTGCAGCAGAAAATTGCCTTCCATTCATCTACCTCGGTGCAGACAGCATGA